In Cyclopterus lumpus isolate fCycLum1 chromosome 9, fCycLum1.pri, whole genome shotgun sequence, a single genomic region encodes these proteins:
- the nr6a1a gene encoding nuclear receptor subfamily 6 group A member 1-A codes for MDTWEDDPADQRTCLICEDRATGLHYGIISCEGCKGFFKRSICNKRVYRCSRDKNCEMSRKQRNRCQYCRLLKCLQMGMNRKAIREDGMPGGRNKSIGPVQITEEEIERIMSGQEFKEDVPEHTWGTNGDSDHSSPSNGASEGNQPSPASTLSSNRSVEMNGYTAALRDQYINTSMSTHYQLLPHLFSYAAQSGLLAPQPRSLYPQSHPLVLQLVAAEDLAPLATPMLIEDGYKVTQVELFALLCRLADELLFRQISWIKKLPFFCELSIEDYTCLLSSTWQELILLSCLTIYSAQIFGDLADVTAKYTPSDDELQGFSEDGMEVMERLIYLFRKFHQLKISNEEYACMKAINFLNQDIRGLSNISQLEQLNKRYWYVCQDYTEYKYPHQPKRFPEIMMCLPEIRCIAGKLVNVPLEQLPLLFKAVLHSCKSSLTSYRTGPSPCVTTSSGN; via the exons ATGGATACATGGGAAG ATGATCCGGCTGACCAGCGTACTTGCCTTATCTGTGAAGATCGCGCCACAGGCCTGCACTATGGCATCATCTCCTGTGAGGGCTGCAAAGGCTTCTTCAAGCGCAGCATCTGCAACAAGCGCGTGTACCGGTGCAGCCGCGACAAGAACTGCGAGATGTCGCGCAAGCAGCGCAACCGCTGCCAGTACTGCCGCCTGCTCAAGTGTCTGCAAATGGGGATGAACCGCAAAG CAATCAGGGAGGATGGCATGCCAGGAGGGAGGAACAAAAGCATCGGGCCTGTTCAG atcacagaggaggagatcGAGCGGATCATGTCGGGGCAGGAGTTCAAGGAGGATGTCCCAGAGCACACCTGGGGCACCAACGGCGACAGCGACCACAGCTCTCCAAGCAACGGCGCCTCGGAGGGCAACCAGCCGTCACCCGCCTCCACTCTGTCATCCAA TCGCTCTGTGGAAATGAATGGCTACACGGCGGCCCTCAGGGACCAGTACATCAACACCTCCATGTCCACACACTACCAGCTCCTGCCTCACCTATTCAGCTACGCCGCCCAGTCTGGCCTGCTGGCCCCACAGCCCCGCAGCCTCTACCCACAGTCCCACCCACTGGTGCTGCAGCTGGTGGCTGCTGAAGACCTGGCCCCCCTGGCAACCCCGATGCTTATAGAAGACGG GTACAAAGTGACCCAGGTGGAGCTGTTTGCCCTGCTGTGTCGTCTGGCAGACGAGCTGCTCTTCCGCCAGATCTCCTGGATCAAGAAGCTGCCGTTCTTCTGTGAACTCTCCATAGAGGACTACACCTGCCTGCTGAGCTCCACCTGGCAGGAGCTCATCCTGCTCTCCTGCCTCACCATCTACAGCGCCCAGATCTTCGGAGACCTGGCTGATGTCACCGCCAAGTACACGCCGTCTGACGACGAGCTGCAGGG CTTCAGCGAAGATGgtatggaggtgatggagaggttGATCTATCTGTTTCGCAAGTTCCACCAGTTGAAGATCAGCAATGAGGAGTATGCCTGCATGAAAGCCATCAACTTCCTCAACCAAG ATATCAGAGGGCTGTCCAACATCTCGCAGCTGGAGCAGCTCAACAAGCGCTACTGGTATGTGTGTCAGGACTACACGGAGTACAAGTACCCGCACCAGCCCAAGCGCTTCCCTGAGATCATGATGTGTCTCCCGGAGATCCGCTGCATCGCAG GGAAGCTGGTGAATGTCCCTCTGGAGCAGCTCCCCCTCTTGTTCAAAGCAGTCTTGCACTCCTGCAAATCCAGCCTGACCAGCTACAGGACCGGCCCGTCGCCCTGCGTGACCACCTCCTCCGGAAActag